In Pedobacter heparinus DSM 2366, the following are encoded in one genomic region:
- a CDS encoding phytoene desaturase family protein, giving the protein MSSTEFDAVVVGSGPNGLAAAIAMQQQGLSVLIIEGKAEIGGGLRSAGLTLPGFVHDVCSAVHPLAIGSPFFNTLPLQDHGLIYAFPDLAAAHPFDDGTAAVLGGSIEETAKLLGKDEQAYLKLIGPLLRDWPDIADDVLGPLHFPKHPLAMARFGLNALTSATYLARRFKTKAAKGLWAGMAAHAIQPLSNLSTSAIGLVLMAAAHLKGWPIPVGGSKEIANALSSYFIAIGGRIETGRYIKSLEELPAAKAVLFDVTPKQLLQIAGHKFSSVYKWQLERYRYGMGVFKVDWALDAPIPFTAAEARRAGTVHIGNTIEEISLSEKLSWQGKHAEKPFVLLAQQSLFDDTRAPEGKHTAWAYCHVPNGSQKDMTTAIEQQVERFAPGFRERILARHTMNTAQVEDYNPNYIGGDINGGVIDLGQIFTRPALRSSPYRTSAKGLYICSSSTPPGGGVHGMCGYHAAKRTLKDIFSISI; this is encoded by the coding sequence ATGAGCAGTACAGAATTTGATGCAGTAGTTGTAGGTTCCGGCCCCAATGGCCTTGCAGCAGCAATAGCTATGCAGCAACAAGGTTTATCGGTATTGATCATTGAAGGCAAAGCCGAGATCGGAGGGGGATTAAGGTCGGCCGGACTAACCTTACCTGGTTTTGTACATGATGTTTGCTCGGCCGTTCACCCTCTGGCTATAGGCTCTCCATTTTTTAATACATTGCCACTGCAGGATCATGGTTTGATTTACGCATTTCCGGATCTGGCTGCAGCGCACCCTTTTGATGATGGTACTGCTGCGGTACTGGGCGGTTCAATAGAGGAAACGGCGAAATTGCTGGGTAAAGACGAACAGGCTTATTTAAAACTGATCGGGCCTTTACTGCGCGACTGGCCGGATATTGCTGACGATGTTCTGGGGCCGCTGCATTTCCCTAAACATCCGCTTGCCATGGCCAGGTTTGGCTTAAATGCACTTACTTCGGCTACTTATTTAGCCAGGCGTTTTAAAACGAAGGCTGCCAAAGGCTTATGGGCCGGGATGGCGGCGCATGCTATCCAGCCTTTAAGCAACCTCAGTACATCGGCCATCGGTCTGGTACTCATGGCTGCTGCCCACTTAAAAGGCTGGCCTATACCTGTCGGGGGCTCAAAAGAAATTGCCAATGCCCTGTCCTCTTATTTTATCGCCATAGGCGGAAGAATTGAAACCGGCAGGTACATCAAATCTTTAGAGGAGCTGCCCGCTGCAAAGGCAGTGCTTTTTGATGTCACGCCGAAGCAATTGCTGCAAATTGCGGGACATAAATTTTCTTCAGTTTACAAATGGCAGCTGGAACGTTATCGCTATGGAATGGGTGTTTTTAAGGTCGACTGGGCCCTGGATGCCCCAATTCCTTTTACTGCTGCCGAGGCCCGAAGGGCCGGCACAGTTCATATTGGCAACACCATCGAGGAGATCAGCTTATCCGAAAAGCTGAGCTGGCAGGGCAAACATGCCGAAAAACCATTTGTATTGCTGGCCCAGCAAAGCCTGTTTGATGATACACGGGCACCCGAAGGAAAGCATACGGCCTGGGCCTATTGTCATGTGCCCAATGGCTCACAAAAGGACATGACCACAGCTATAGAACAACAGGTAGAACGCTTTGCACCAGGTTTCAGAGAAAGGATCCTGGCCAGACATACGATGAATACGGCACAGGTTGAAGACTATAATCCCAACTATATTGGTGGCGACATCAATGGAGGGGTAATCGACCTGGGACAGATTTTCACCCGTCCGGCCTTAAGAAGTTCCCCTTACCGGACATCTGCCAAAGGACTTTACATCTGTTCTTCATCAACACCACCAGGGGGTGGGGTACATGGCATGTGTGGTTATCATGCCGCAAAAAGGACCCTTAAAGATATATTTTCCATTTCCATTTAA
- a CDS encoding YeiH family protein produces the protein MSVNNKLNIHEDWVVVILGGLTILLTLSGLLLPIPAFSWKNFAELSDTVLSPSNLKFIGLQFLFVIVIATIGAFLTGKSVKSSLQTFPVVYILTIVALVLAGNSKVKALNLEAVIFSLAIGLAISNFFKLPEWFKTALSTELFVKIGLVLLGTTVIFSDVLKAGSLGLIQALVVVLSVWYFAFWLCKKLKVDEELTMMISSAVSICGVSAAIATSGAIKGDSKKLSYVISMVLITAIPMMIFMPYIAAYFNFPQAVTGAWLGGSIDTTGAVVASGSLVGEEALKISTIVKFSQNVLLGIAAFAISVYWTYTQHPAGKDKESKPTLKVIWERFPKFVLGFIGASVLFSFFISAEVNAEVKGSLKNLQGLWFALAFTSIGLETNFKDLFGKNSKKPFYAFLIAQAFNIVITLIIAFLLFR, from the coding sequence ATGTCTGTAAACAATAAATTAAACATTCATGAAGACTGGGTAGTCGTAATACTCGGTGGCTTAACCATTCTGCTTACGCTTTCAGGGCTTTTACTGCCCATTCCTGCATTTAGCTGGAAAAATTTTGCCGAACTGTCGGATACTGTGCTTTCTCCTTCCAACCTTAAATTCATAGGCCTTCAATTTCTGTTTGTTATCGTTATTGCAACTATCGGTGCTTTTTTAACAGGTAAATCTGTAAAATCGTCGCTGCAAACATTTCCTGTAGTCTATATATTAACTATTGTGGCATTGGTTCTTGCCGGAAACAGCAAAGTAAAAGCCCTTAACCTGGAAGCCGTGATCTTTAGTCTGGCAATTGGTTTGGCCATCAGCAACTTCTTTAAATTGCCCGAATGGTTCAAAACAGCACTGTCAACCGAGCTTTTTGTTAAAATTGGCCTCGTTTTACTCGGAACTACAGTCATCTTTTCCGATGTGTTGAAAGCAGGGTCCCTGGGCCTTATACAGGCCCTGGTAGTGGTACTGTCTGTATGGTATTTTGCCTTCTGGCTGTGTAAAAAATTAAAGGTAGACGAGGAGCTGACCATGATGATCTCCAGTGCGGTCTCTATCTGCGGGGTTTCTGCAGCTATAGCAACCTCCGGGGCCATCAAGGGCGATTCCAAAAAATTGTCCTATGTCATCTCAATGGTATTGATCACAGCCATCCCCATGATGATCTTTATGCCCTATATTGCTGCGTATTTTAACTTTCCGCAAGCGGTAACGGGGGCCTGGCTGGGTGGAAGTATTGATACAACCGGAGCGGTAGTTGCTTCTGGCAGTCTGGTAGGAGAGGAAGCCTTGAAAATCAGTACCATAGTCAAATTTTCCCAAAATGTATTACTCGGAATTGCTGCCTTCGCCATTTCAGTTTACTGGACCTACACCCAGCATCCTGCAGGAAAGGACAAGGAATCTAAACCTACACTAAAGGTGATCTGGGAACGCTTTCCTAAGTTTGTATTGGGCTTTATAGGAGCCTCAGTATTGTTTTCCTTCTTTATTTCTGCCGAAGTAAATGCAGAGGTAAAAGGGAGTTTAAAGAACTTACAGGGCCTTTGGTTTGCCCTTGCATTTACAAGCATTGGCCTGGAAACGAACTTTAAAGATCTTTTTGGTAAAAACAGTAAAAAGCCTTTTTATGCTTTCCTGATTGCCCAGGCATTCAATATTGTGATCACTTTGATCATTGCATTTTTATTGTTCAGGTAG
- a CDS encoding pentapeptide repeat-containing protein, translating into MLNTKMIGNKITEARKKINISQVQLAQRLFISPQAVGKWERGESMPDIITFNRLSEILGVDLNYFSESFQSGAMPIKLPSGKQDKKFSWNMSGGNWVDADFSGLKNLHEKFSASNMQHCKFMASDLSGLLLKSNNLDSCDFSGSDMSSSSIQASNLDNNVFKNSSLKAVKFLKSYMNSCDFSGCDLSNSQIQYSHIGNNLFKDCSLKEAAFLKSHIEGCDFSGANFTGLEFKSGGFGNNKVAAAVWNHSAFIDTQIADIVFEGRLEDCYFENCVFNWVKFQNATLINTFFKNNRFKRIKFVNCKADRITYEFLKSGKADLTGILPEQ; encoded by the coding sequence ATGTTAAATACTAAAATGATCGGCAATAAAATTACCGAAGCCCGAAAGAAAATAAATATTTCCCAGGTTCAGCTTGCTCAGCGTCTGTTCATCAGTCCTCAGGCAGTCGGAAAATGGGAGCGCGGAGAATCCATGCCGGACATCATTACTTTTAACCGGCTTTCGGAGATTCTGGGCGTTGATCTTAACTATTTTTCAGAAAGCTTCCAATCAGGGGCCATGCCGATTAAATTGCCATCCGGAAAACAGGATAAAAAGTTCAGCTGGAATATGTCAGGTGGAAACTGGGTGGATGCTGACTTTTCCGGCCTGAAAAATCTGCATGAAAAGTTCAGCGCTTCCAATATGCAGCACTGTAAGTTTATGGCTTCGGATTTGTCGGGGCTTTTGCTAAAAAGTAATAATCTTGACAGCTGTGATTTTTCAGGTTCCGACATGAGCAGCAGCAGTATTCAGGCGTCCAATTTAGACAACAATGTATTTAAGAACAGTTCCCTGAAAGCAGTTAAATTTTTAAAAAGCTATATGAATTCCTGTGACTTCTCAGGTTGTGACCTCAGCAACAGCCAGATCCAGTATTCCCACATAGGGAACAATCTGTTTAAGGATTGTTCCCTGAAAGAAGCTGCGTTTTTAAAAAGCCATATTGAAGGCTGCGATTTCTCTGGCGCCAATTTTACCGGACTGGAATTTAAATCAGGAGGCTTTGGGAACAATAAGGTTGCTGCTGCAGTATGGAACCACAGCGCTTTTATTGACACCCAGATTGCCGATATTGTATTTGAGGGCAGGTTGGAGGATTGCTATTTTGAAAACTGCGTATTTAACTGGGTGAAATTTCAGAATGCAACACTTATCAATACCTTTTTTAAAAACAACAGGTTTAAACGGATCAAGTTTGTTAACTGCAAGGCAGACCGGATAACCTACGAATTCCTGAAAAGTGGAAAAGCAGATTTAACCGGAATACTACCTGAACAATAA
- a CDS encoding cryptochrome/photolyase family protein, with protein MKSKVSIFWFRRDLRLEDNVGLYHALSSGFPVLPIFIFDENILGKLGDKKDRRVDYIDQALLKINTQLKLSKTRLNTFHGNPIEIFNMLSEQYAVQAVFCNRDYEPLTIQRDVEIYEFFKRNQIPFKAFKDQVIFDKSDVLKNDGTPYTVYTPYSKKWKELLKEEHYRSYHPDYNNFFRQEFTGIHSLNDIGFEKTDIAFETPKLTTTIIDEYDKYRDYPAMQRTTQLGIALRFGTISIRKCVAFGLKHNQTWLNELIWREFFMQILYHFPKVVDQSFKSKYDNIKWRNNEHEFDRWCEGKTGYPIVDAGMRQLNQTGFMHNRVRMIAASFLCKHLLIDWRWGEAYFAQKLNDYDLSANNGNWQWASGSGCDSAPYFRVFNPTLQTEKFDKNFAYLKKWIPEFETENYPEPIVEHSFARERALKTYGNAIKEND; from the coding sequence ATGAAAAGTAAAGTTTCGATTTTTTGGTTTCGCAGAGATTTGCGTTTAGAAGATAATGTGGGTTTATATCATGCCTTATCTTCAGGGTTTCCTGTCCTTCCTATTTTTATTTTCGATGAAAATATCTTAGGAAAGCTTGGGGATAAAAAAGACAGAAGAGTGGATTATATTGATCAGGCACTTTTGAAAATAAATACCCAACTAAAATTATCCAAAACAAGGCTGAACACATTTCACGGAAATCCGATTGAAATTTTCAATATGCTTTCAGAGCAATATGCTGTCCAGGCTGTTTTTTGCAACAGGGATTATGAACCGCTAACTATTCAAAGAGATGTGGAAATTTATGAGTTTTTTAAACGGAACCAAATTCCGTTTAAGGCATTTAAAGACCAGGTTATTTTTGACAAAAGTGATGTTTTAAAAAATGATGGGACCCCCTATACGGTTTATACACCTTATTCAAAAAAATGGAAAGAGCTATTGAAGGAAGAACATTACAGGTCGTACCATCCTGATTATAATAATTTTTTCAGGCAAGAGTTTACCGGAATTCATTCCTTGAACGATATTGGTTTTGAAAAAACAGACATCGCCTTTGAAACCCCGAAATTGACTACTACAATCATTGATGAATACGATAAATACAGAGATTATCCTGCAATGCAACGCACCACACAGTTGGGGATTGCCCTTCGGTTTGGCACCATCAGCATTCGCAAATGCGTAGCTTTTGGATTGAAACACAATCAAACCTGGCTGAATGAATTAATTTGGCGGGAATTTTTTATGCAAATTTTGTATCATTTCCCTAAAGTGGTCGATCAATCTTTCAAATCGAAATACGATAATATCAAATGGCGAAACAATGAGCATGAATTTGATCGATGGTGCGAAGGGAAAACAGGTTACCCGATTGTAGATGCAGGAATGAGACAGTTGAACCAAACAGGTTTTATGCACAATCGGGTACGGATGATTGCAGCAAGCTTTTTGTGCAAGCATTTACTGATTGACTGGCGTTGGGGTGAAGCTTATTTTGCACAAAAGTTGAACGATTACGATTTGTCGGCCAATAATGGTAACTGGCAATGGGCATCAGGTTCGGGTTGCGATTCTGCACCTTATTTCAGGGTGTTTAACCCAACGCTTCAAACCGAAAAATTCGATAAAAACTTCGCTTACCTCAAAAAATGGATTCCCGAGTTCGAAACAGAAAACTATCCAGAACCAATCGTGGAACATAGTTTTGCAAGAGAAAGAGCTTTGAAAACATATGGCAATGCCATCAAAGAAAACGATTAA
- a CDS encoding lycopene cyclase domain-containing protein: MMAYTYSLILFFTFIICFLASFDKRILFNRYFGPFIKAAILVAIPFISWDVWFTAKGVWWFNTAYTLGIVIAGLPLEEWLFFICIPFSCVFTYFCFDKFFKLEGLSGFNNLIVFFSVIVCSVVALLHYDKIYTLVTALATITTLIYLHFIVRADWIGKASLVFTILMLGFFPVNGLLTGTGLATPIVNYNAGDFLGIRMLTIPIEDMVYGYTQFLLVLYFFRKFKHAQDESKNKI, translated from the coding sequence ATGATGGCATATACATATTCATTGATATTATTTTTTACGTTCATCATTTGTTTCCTGGCATCTTTTGATAAGCGAATTCTTTTTAACCGTTATTTTGGACCCTTTATAAAGGCTGCAATCCTGGTTGCAATTCCGTTTATTTCCTGGGATGTATGGTTTACGGCAAAAGGTGTCTGGTGGTTCAATACAGCTTACACACTTGGAATAGTGATAGCCGGATTACCGCTTGAAGAATGGCTTTTCTTTATCTGCATTCCGTTTTCATGCGTGTTTACCTATTTCTGTTTTGACAAGTTTTTTAAGTTGGAAGGGCTTTCAGGTTTTAATAACCTGATCGTTTTTTTCAGTGTAATTGTCTGTTCGGTTGTGGCTTTGCTGCACTATGACAAAATCTATACATTGGTAACGGCACTCGCTACCATAACAACTTTAATCTATCTGCACTTTATTGTCCGTGCAGATTGGATTGGCAAGGCATCTCTGGTGTTTACGATATTGATGCTGGGGTTTTTTCCTGTAAATGGCCTGCTTACAGGGACCGGACTGGCCACACCAATAGTGAATTACAATGCCGGGGATTTTCTGGGCATAAGAATGCTAACGATACCGATCGAAGATATGGTTTACGGATACACACAATTTCTTTTGGTGCTTTATTTTTTTAGAAAATTTAAACATGCGCAGGATGAAAGCAAAAATAAAATTTAG
- a CDS encoding sterol desaturase family protein — translation MNFLIALGAFVMMEGATWVIHKYVMHGFLWGLHKDHHDHSQEGALEKNDYFFVIFAIPTIALMYFGSIENFNYLFFIGLGIMLYGMAYFFVHDVFIHQRIKLLTKTKSPYFLALRRAHKQHHKHISKEDGECFGFLYVPFKYFKMYFNSSEK, via the coding sequence ATGAACTTTTTAATCGCATTGGGGGCATTTGTAATGATGGAAGGGGCAACCTGGGTGATCCACAAATATGTTATGCACGGTTTTCTGTGGGGTTTACACAAAGACCATCACGACCACAGCCAAGAAGGTGCTCTTGAAAAGAATGACTATTTCTTTGTGATATTTGCTATACCTACGATTGCTTTAATGTACTTCGGTTCGATTGAAAATTTCAATTATTTGTTTTTTATCGGACTGGGCATTATGCTATATGGAATGGCCTATTTTTTTGTACATGATGTTTTTATCCACCAACGGATTAAATTATTGACCAAAACCAAAAGCCCTTATTTTTTAGCACTTCGCAGAGCACACAAACAACATCATAAGCATATCAGCAAAGAAGATGGTGAATGTTTTGGTTTTTTGTATGTGCCCTTCAAGTATTTTAAAATGTATTTTAATTCTTCTGAAAAATGA
- a CDS encoding SRPBCC family protein, protein MKHQLYREQQLHCGIETAWRFFSSPANLSKITPKDMGFTVLSNYNDEHIFEGMIIDYTVSPMLKIPLKWRTRISQVELNRSFTDFQEKGPYKYWSHFHEFIPNRAGVLIKDTVHYELPFGILGDIAHWVFVKKKLVHIFDFRYGVLEKLFNRK, encoded by the coding sequence ATGAAACATCAATTATATAGAGAACAACAATTGCATTGTGGTATTGAAACAGCCTGGCGTTTTTTCTCATCCCCGGCAAATCTTTCTAAAATCACACCTAAGGATATGGGTTTTACAGTATTGTCGAACTATAATGATGAACATATTTTTGAAGGAATGATTATTGATTATACGGTTTCGCCTATGCTGAAAATTCCCTTAAAATGGAGAACGCGGATTAGCCAGGTGGAGTTGAACAGGAGTTTTACCGATTTTCAGGAGAAAGGCCCTTATAAATATTGGAGCCATTTTCACGAGTTTATTCCAAATAGAGCGGGCGTACTTATAAAAGATACTGTACATTATGAATTGCCGTTCGGTATTTTAGGAGACATTGCACATTGGGTCTTTGTGAAAAAAAAACTGGTTCACATCTTTGATTTCCGCTATGGCGTTTTAGAAAAATTATTTAATAGGAAATAA
- a CDS encoding phytoene/squalene synthase family protein, translated as MKHLFDELSYSVSKITTQKYSTSFSLGILALKPSVRSAIYAIYGYVRLADEIVDSFQGYDKEKLLNRLKQETENALQEGISLNPILQSFQETVHKYRIEKKLIEDFLHSMEMDLQKIDYNSDLYNEYIYGSAEVVGLMCLQVFTDGNREKYEDLKLYAMKLGSAFQKINFLRDLRDDYQILGRTYFPNIDMGVFDNHVKCLIEKEIEEEFKEALIGIKKLPGSSMFGVYLAYKYYLSLFKKIKRKSSKDILNNRVRIPNSEKAFVAFKSYVRYKTAFL; from the coding sequence ATGAAACACCTATTTGATGAGCTTTCTTACTCAGTTAGCAAGATAACAACCCAAAAGTATAGTACGAGTTTTTCTTTAGGAATTTTGGCACTGAAACCATCTGTTCGTTCTGCTATATATGCGATATACGGGTACGTAAGATTAGCAGATGAAATTGTTGATAGTTTTCAGGGCTACGATAAAGAGAAGTTGCTGAACAGATTAAAACAAGAAACAGAAAATGCGTTGCAGGAAGGTATTTCACTAAACCCGATTTTACAATCTTTTCAGGAAACCGTACATAAGTACCGAATTGAAAAAAAGCTGATTGAGGATTTTTTGCACAGTATGGAAATGGATTTGCAGAAAATAGATTACAATTCCGATTTGTACAATGAATACATTTATGGTTCTGCAGAAGTGGTTGGGCTAATGTGCCTGCAGGTTTTTACGGATGGGAATAGAGAAAAATATGAAGACCTTAAACTTTATGCGATGAAACTGGGCTCAGCTTTCCAGAAAATTAATTTTTTAAGGGATTTGAGAGATGATTATCAGATTTTAGGCAGGACATATTTCCCGAATATTGATATGGGGGTATTTGATAACCATGTGAAATGCCTGATTGAAAAGGAAATAGAAGAAGAATTTAAAGAGGCGTTAATCGGAATTAAGAAACTACCAGGTTCTTCAATGTTTGGGGTGTATCTGGCTTACAAATACTATTTATCTTTGTTCAAGAAAATAAAAAGAAAATCTTCTAAAGACATCTTGAATAACAGGGTCCGAATTCCCAATTCTGAAAAGGCGTTCGTGGCCTTCAAAAGTTATGTAAGATATAAAACTGCTTTTTTATGA
- a CDS encoding phytoene desaturase family protein, whose product MKKKIAVIGSGFSGLSAAAYLAKAGNDVQVFEKHDQPGGRARQFSTQQGYIFDMGPSWYWMPDVIESFFADFGYKTADFFELISLNPQFELIFSEEKINVPESIEELKILFEQIEKGAGLQLEKFMQSAKFKYEVGMKDFVNKPCHNWLEFISPKIAKSALKLDLLTNFRTYVGKYFKNEKLRTLMEFPVIFLGASPKNIPALYSLMNYGGYALGTHYPKGGFYQLVLAMKKVAENQGAAFHFNKTVENINTDNGKVRSLTINGETYEFDAVVASSDYHHTETLLNKAYRNYSEEYWQNRTFAPSSLIYYLGINQTIPGLKHHTLFFEHDLDEHIDCIYGEKKWPEKPLFYVCCPSKTDHAVAPKDKENLFLLMPLAIGINDDESVRKKYLAEMISRIERHTGLTNLLSKIEYRKSYCVSDFISDYNAYGGNAYGLANTLSQTAVLKPKIRNKKLKNLFYTGQLTVPGPGVPPSIISGKIVANEIIKFKNEVL is encoded by the coding sequence ATGAAGAAGAAAATAGCCGTTATCGGTTCTGGTTTTTCGGGATTGTCTGCTGCCGCTTATTTGGCAAAAGCGGGAAACGATGTTCAGGTTTTTGAAAAGCACGACCAGCCGGGAGGAAGAGCAAGGCAATTTTCTACCCAACAAGGTTACATTTTTGATATGGGGCCAAGCTGGTACTGGATGCCTGATGTTATAGAAAGTTTTTTTGCTGATTTCGGTTACAAAACTGCAGATTTTTTTGAGTTGATTTCCTTAAACCCACAGTTTGAGCTCATTTTTTCGGAAGAGAAAATCAATGTACCTGAAAGTATAGAGGAACTAAAAATCTTGTTTGAACAAATTGAAAAAGGTGCAGGCTTGCAATTAGAGAAATTTATGCAATCGGCGAAATTTAAATATGAAGTCGGGATGAAGGATTTTGTGAACAAACCTTGCCATAATTGGTTGGAATTCATTTCTCCTAAAATTGCTAAAAGTGCATTGAAATTGGATTTGCTGACGAATTTCAGAACCTATGTTGGCAAATATTTTAAAAATGAAAAATTAAGAACATTGATGGAGTTCCCTGTAATTTTTCTGGGCGCTTCTCCAAAAAACATTCCGGCATTATATAGTTTGATGAATTACGGGGGCTATGCTTTAGGAACGCATTATCCGAAGGGTGGCTTTTATCAATTGGTATTGGCGATGAAAAAAGTAGCCGAGAACCAAGGTGCAGCTTTTCATTTTAACAAGACAGTTGAAAATATAAATACGGATAATGGTAAGGTACGATCTTTAACCATCAATGGCGAAACCTATGAATTTGATGCTGTAGTTGCGTCTTCGGATTATCACCATACAGAAACACTCTTAAATAAAGCGTATAGAAATTATTCAGAAGAATACTGGCAAAACAGAACATTTGCTCCATCCAGCTTGATCTATTATTTGGGCATCAATCAAACTATTCCCGGCCTAAAGCACCATACCCTATTTTTTGAGCATGATTTAGACGAACATATTGATTGTATCTATGGCGAGAAAAAATGGCCTGAAAAACCACTGTTTTATGTTTGCTGCCCATCAAAAACAGATCATGCCGTTGCGCCCAAAGACAAAGAGAACCTATTTCTTTTGATGCCTTTGGCCATCGGAATAAACGATGACGAATCCGTACGAAAAAAATATTTAGCAGAAATGATTTCAAGAATTGAAAGACATACAGGCCTAACCAATTTACTGTCAAAGATTGAATACAGAAAAAGCTATTGTGTCAGCGATTTTATTTCAGATTACAATGCCTATGGTGGCAATGCTTACGGATTGGCAAATACGCTTAGTCAAACTGCGGTTTTGAAACCAAAAATAAGAAACAAGAAATTAAAAAATTTATTCTATACGGGTCAGTTAACTGTTCCAGGGCCCGGAGTTCCTCCCTCCATTATATCGGGAAAAATTGTAGCAAATGAGATAATTAAATTTAAAAACGAAGTATTATGA
- a CDS encoding MarR family winged helix-turn-helix transcriptional regulator: protein MKYDILKNVIHLLEEFESENFSGKTYPNDIEGFKRWVVVNYKSAEIDNEPNWEGKEKGRSAESVINTLIVHLNRYAKSYSKSAISGSNFSTQEEFIYLINLKAFGEMTKMDLIKKNVHEKPAGMQIINRLIAQGWVDQTDSETDKRSKVLKISNEGIKVLENQMGKIRKATEVVTGDLTRKEKMELIRLLNKLNDFHQPIYDKNIEPEYLLNEVLKNKR, encoded by the coding sequence ATGAAATACGATATTTTAAAAAATGTCATCCATCTTCTTGAAGAATTTGAGTCGGAGAATTTTTCAGGAAAAACATATCCTAATGATATCGAAGGTTTTAAAAGATGGGTAGTTGTCAATTATAAAAGCGCAGAAATAGATAATGAACCCAATTGGGAAGGCAAAGAAAAGGGACGTAGTGCTGAAAGTGTCATTAATACTTTAATCGTTCATTTGAACAGGTATGCCAAGAGTTATTCAAAATCGGCAATATCCGGTTCAAATTTTTCTACCCAGGAAGAATTTATTTACCTCATTAACCTAAAAGCATTCGGTGAGATGACCAAAATGGACTTGATAAAAAAGAATGTCCATGAAAAACCTGCCGGAATGCAGATTATCAATCGGTTGATTGCACAAGGCTGGGTAGATCAAACTGATTCTGAAACTGACAAAAGAAGTAAAGTTTTAAAAATCAGCAATGAGGGCATTAAAGTTTTAGAAAATCAAATGGGCAAAATCAGAAAAGCAACTGAAGTTGTGACAGGAGATTTAACACGTAAGGAAAAAATGGAATTAATTAGATTACTAAATAAACTCAATGATTTTCATCAGCCCATCTATGATAAAAATATTGAGCCTGAATATTTATTAAATGAAGTTTTAAAAAACAAAAGGTGA